A single genomic interval of Hevea brasiliensis isolate MT/VB/25A 57/8 chromosome 4, ASM3005281v1, whole genome shotgun sequence harbors:
- the LOC110658582 gene encoding uncharacterized protein LOC110658582, which yields MEKGKVAEDITNSLKKLDLNPNFNPKSSYFIPTFQSIRLSRRQKTEPPSLVSLCLGVVGKHLEDIIADLHEISIAFPAHIKMAIAGISRRRKLLNDDVIVSLADSSWEILDLSGSDVTDSGLMKVAEICKFLQAVDISRCSKITAVGVSELFQHCKSLQTLRCGGCPRSDYTARNCLCMLKPKLNDMEGDSWEELDTAEIGHGAGSLRWLVWPKIDKDSLEILATECPRIIVNPKPSPFGFGGIMVPTEALTDIPLDDPIVKDIDPKTWAMCGFAPKPVAASLSSPTELSMAEKFRLAFVERDTRLAPKRAKNARQHQRRAEREWMMMSANAKALALASKASKSLHNRS from the exons ATGGAAAAAGGCAAAGTTGCAGAGGACATAACAAATTCATTGAAGAAACTAGATTTGAATCCCAACTTCAACCCCAAATCTTCATATTTTATTCCTACCTTCCAATCCATCA GATTGAGTCGTCGCCAGAAGACGGAACCCCCAAGTTTAGTGAGCTTGTGCCTTGGAGTTGTTGGCAAGCATTTAGAGGATATAATTGCTGACTTGCATGAGATTTCCATTGCCTTTCCAGCGCATATTAAG ATGGCAATTGCAGGAATTTCCAGGAGAAGAAAATTGCTGAATGATGATGTAATAGTTTCTTTAGCTGATAGTTCCTGGGAAATTCTTGACCTTTCTGGCTCTGATGTCACTGACTCTGGTTTAATGAAAGTGGCTGAAATCTGCAAATTTCTTCAAGCTGTGGATATAAG CCGATGCAGCAAAATTACTGCTGTTGGTGTTTCTGAACTCTTTCAGCACTGCAAGTCATTGCAGACGTTGAGATGCGG AGGGTGCCCAAGGAGTGACTACACTGCACGCAACTGCTTGTGCATGTTGAAACCAAAGTTGAATGATATGGAGGGAGATTCGTGGGAGGAACTTGATACTGCTGAAATTGGCCATGGTGCAGGATCCCTGCGGTGGCTTGTGTGG CCGAAGATTGATAAAGATTCATTGGAGATCTTGGCCACTGAGTGCCCGCGTATAATAGTAAATCCCAAGCCGTCACCCTTTGGTTTTGGAGGAATTATGGTTCCTACAGAAGCTTTAACAGACATTCCACTGGATGATCCCATTGTCAAGGATATTGATCCTAAAACATGGGCAATGTGTGGGTTTGCACCAAAACCTGTAGCTGCCTCTCTTTCAAGCCCTACTGAGTTGTCCATGGCTGAAAAATTTAGACTTGCATTTGTGGAAAGAGACACGCGCTTAGCACCAAAACGAGCCAAGAATGCACGACAACATCAGCGCCGTGCAGAGAGGGAGTGGATGATGATGAGTGCAAATGCCAAGGCATTAGCTCTGGCATCTAAAGCAAGCAAGTCCCTGCACAATAGGAGCTAA
- the LOC110658588 gene encoding AUGMIN subunit 4-like produces the protein MVKGGGQNLPPYVSQVIDQLERHCLAPDGSLVPKSVYYDLQLILSISREEMSRERLRYLEAMAIYSEAIAMVEEYQRAVLVANLGGIRDIHGLYPQLSLKNPPQVYETLEHRLVVAEAAQKLRLPLISKDGEIHEEEIEKWSIMSLSSLDSSSTGITISSSSNSINYANSSANSTASTTNDSFSLGAADSFEIGVGGVTNRFLGITSAYLWQTQLQQMPLMMDTADYQMSLSHEIEDRLKDKCDKLADAFVDDIDSSSASQNSTSRLPERVKLIIEEIEREEVALREDLYSADRKFAEHYSVLEQILAVLIKLVKDLKLLHQHKYDELQKTWLCKRCETMSAKLGVLEHVLLLETYTRESIPALHEIRKYLVEATEEASMAYNKAVTRLSEYQDVDPHFDTIARQYHDIVKKLENMQWTINQVEMDLKRLPDHPST, from the exons ATGGTGAAGGGAGGGGGCCAAAACCTACCGCCCTATGTGAGTCAGGTGATTGATCAGCTGGAACGCCACTGCTTGGCCCCCGATGGATCCCTCGTCCCCAAATCCGTCTACTACGACCTCCAACTCATACTCTCTATC TCGAGAGAGGAGATGTCCAGAGAGAGACTTCGCTACTTAGAAGCAATG GCAATTTACTCCGAAGCGATTGCTATGGTGGAAGAGTATCAGCGAGCTGTTTTGGTGGCCAATCTTGGAGGCATTCGAGATATCCATGGGTTATACCCACAACTTAGCTTGAAGAATCCTCCTCAG GTTTATGAGACTCTAGAGCATCGGTTGGTTGTGGCTGAAGCAGCTCAGAAATTGAGGCTTCCTCTTATATCAAAGGATGGTGAAATCCATGAGGAggaaattgagaaatggagtATAATGTCCCTAAGCTCCCTTGATAGTTCAAGTACTGGCATCACTATCAGCTCAAGCTCTAATTCAATAAATTATGCAAATAGTTCTGCAAACAGCACTGCAAGTACAACAAATGATTCCTTTTCTCTTGGTGCTGCTGATTCATTCGAAATTGGAGTTGGTGGTGTTACCAATCGCTTTCTTGGTATAACATCTGCCTATTTATGGCAAACTCAGCTCCAACAAATGCCATTAATGATG GACACAGCAGATTACCAGATGTCTCTTTCCCATGAGATTGAGGATCGTTTGAAGGATAAATGTGATAAGTTAGCAGATGCTTTTGTTGATGATATTG ACTCATCATCAGCTAGCCAAAATTCAACTTCTCGGCTTCCAGAGAG GGTTAAGTTGATAATTGAGGAAATTGAAAGGGAAGAAGTTGCTCTGCGAGAGGATCTCTATTCTGCTGATCGAAAGTTTGCAGAACACTACAGT GTCTTAGAGCAGATACTGGCAGTGCTTATTAAGCTTGTAAAAGATCTGAAGTTACTGCATCAACATAAATAT GATGAATTACAAAAGACATGGCTATGTAAAAGGTGTGAGACCATGagtgcaaaattagg GGTTCTAGAACATGTTCTCCTGCTTGAAACTTATACTCGGGAGTCCATTCCAGCCCTCCATGAAATAAG GAAGTATCTTGTAGAGGCTACGGAAGAAGCTTCTATGGCATACAATAAAGCG GTTACACGCCTTAGTGAATATCAAGATGTGGATCCTCATTTTGACACAATTGCAAGACAATACCATGATATTGTAAAG AAATTGGAAAATATGCAATGGACGATCAATCAAGTTGAAATGGACCTAAAACGATTACCAGATCATCCAAGCACATAA
- the LOC110658587 gene encoding protein translation factor SUI1 homolog, with the protein MVDLEVQIPTAFDPFVEAKDTGAPGAREYVHIRIQQRNGKKKLTTVQGLPKEFSYEKILKALKKEFCCNGNVVHDKELGEVIQLQGDQRKNVQSFLINADLVKKEHIKIHGF; encoded by the coding sequence ATGGTTGATCTAGAAGTCCAGATTCCTACTGCTTTTGATCCATTCGTTGAGGCCAAGGATACAGGTGCTCCTGGGGCGAGAGAGTATGTTCATATCCGCATTCAGCAAAGGAATGGAAAGAAGAAACTGACGACAGTTCAAGGGCTACCCAAAGAATTCAGCTACGAGAAGATCCTCAAGGCTTTGAAGAAGGAATTCTGTTGTAATGGGAATGTTGTACATGACAAAGAGCTTGGCGAGGTAATCCAGCTCCAAGGAGATCAACGAAAAAACGTTCAGAGTTTCCTTATTAACGCTGACCTTGTGAAGAAGGAACATATCAAGATACACGGTTTTTAG